A single window of Gossypium arboreum isolate Shixiya-1 chromosome 13, ASM2569848v2, whole genome shotgun sequence DNA harbors:
- the LOC108488350 gene encoding putative disease resistance protein RGA3, with product MANGLLGHPKQKQDWEDVGDQYLNDLMSRCLIQMNQHYGDVFTFKMRDLIHDLSLEVSQKECKIVDCQTKTIDENVRHLSFCDDKQINVAQVFTKLKNVSTVVVLEVSKESKAIHESLVSLCVSNFKYIPALFLQGSPLTALPNSIAALKHLRELDLTNCCNIKKLPSSFYKLRRLQSLRMRGVPLMQLPVSIESLIELRYLEITIKAKKLKGSRLRSWTSLQCLVLVDCDNLECLSKEMKGLTELLHLILHGCMELNNRYHINGRLDWQEWLQKKRKPFDDLFK from the coding sequence ATGGCAAATGGATTGCTTGGGCATCCAAAGCAAAAGCAAGATTGGGAGGACGTCGGTGATCAGTATTTGAATGATTTGATGTCAAGATGCCTCATCCAGATGAACCAACATTATGGCGATGTGTTTACCTTCAAAATGCGCGATCTAATACATGATCTTTCATTAGAAGTGTCCCAAAAAGAGTGTAAAATAGTGGATTGCCAAACAAAAACCATTGACGAAAATGTTCGACATTTATCATTTTGTGATGACAAGCAGATAAACGTGGCCCAAGTTtttactaaattgaaaaatgttagCACAGTAGTGGTCCTAGAGGTTTCAAAGGAATCAAAGGCTATTCATGAATCTCTTGTAAGTCTTTGTGTCTCCAATTTTAAGTACATACCGGCACTTTTTCTACAGGGTTCACCATTGACTGCTTTACCGAATTCCATTGCTGCCTTAAAACACTTACGAGAACTTGACTTGACAAACTGTTGCAATATAAAGAAACTTCCGAGTTCTTTCTATAAGCTTCGAAGGTTACAATCACTAAGAATGAGAGGTGTTCCTTTGATGCAATTGCCTGTGAGCATTGAAAGCTTGATTGAGCTTAGATATCTAGAAATAACTATTAAAGCTAAGAAATTGAAAGGAAGTCGGTTAAGAAGTTGGACTTCACTTCAATGCTTGGTGTTGGTTGATTGCGACAATTTAGAATGTCTATCTAAGGAAATGAAGGGCCTCACCGAACTTTTACATCTAATACTTCACGGGTGTATGGAGTTGAATAACAGATACCATATAAACGGGCGTTTAGATTGGCAGGAATGGCTCCAAAAGAAAAGGAAGCCATTTGATGatctatttaaataa
- the LOC128279342 gene encoding putative disease resistance protein RGA1, translated as MAETFLLDIAQRVVEKIAHLFMEEVALAFNVESDLRKLKETMSSIKAVLLDAERQQHQNEKLRLCMWKLRDIFYDAEDVDDFKCEALRKQAIIPTSASRETHSCVNYSDFIGRDVDKENIIDLLMKPSEDPNIPVIPIVGIGGLGKTTLTQLVYNDDRVTRCFPLKIWICVSDEFDLSRLLKLIIHSINKGEKCDNLTVEALQICLRSLLNDKKFLLVLDDVWNENRARWIELRDILGSMDYLCGSKIIVTIRSLKVAFIMSSIHPYELKGLSL; from the exons ATGGCAGAAACGTTTCTGTTAGATATTGCACAAAGGGTTGTGGAGAAAATAGCCCATCTCTTCATGGAAGAAGTTGCCTTGGCCTTTAATGTTGAAAGCGACTTGAGAAAGCTCAAGGAAACCATGAGCAGCATTAAAGCTGTGCTGCTGGATGCTGAGCGGCAACAGCACCAGAATGAGAAGTTGCGCCTCTGTATGTGGAAGCTCAGAGACATCTTTTACGATGCTGAAGATGTTGATGATTTCAAGTGTGAAGCTCTCCGCAAACAGGCAATCATCCCAACATCAGCTTCAAG AGAAACTCACTCTTGTGTGAATTATTCTGATTTCATTGGTAGAGATGTAGATAAAGAGAATATTATTGATCTCTTGATGAAACCAAGTGAGGATCCAAACATCCCTGTCATTCCCATTGTTGGAATTGGGGGTTTAGGAAAAACCACTCTCACTCAATTGGTATACAATGATGATCGGGTTACCAGATGTTTCCCATTAAAGATATGGATCTGTGTCTCAGATGAATTTGATCTTTCTAGATTGCTCAAGCTCATTATTCACTCCATAAATAAGGGAGAGAAATGTGATAATTTAACGGTTGAAGCCTTGCAAATTTGTTTGAGAAGTCTTTTGAATGATAAGAAGTTTTTGCTGGTTCTCGATGATGTGTGGAATGAAAACCGTGCAAGATGGATTGAGTTAAGAGATATATTAGGATCAATGGATTATTTGTGTGGGAGCAAAATTATTGTGACCATTCGAAGTTTGAAGGTTGCCTTTATAATGAGTTCAATTCACCCTTATGAATTGAAAGGTCTCTCTTTATGA